The Miscanthus floridulus cultivar M001 chromosome 6, ASM1932011v1, whole genome shotgun sequence genomic interval GTATTCCTCTACTTATGTGGAACATTCTGGTGTGATTGTTGTATTAGAATGGTTGCTTTGTGTTGGTAGCCATTGTTATTTTGCTATGTATGTACTGAAGCTTGCGTCAAAATTCTTCTGGTTATTAGTATAATGAGCTAAGCACAAAGATTTTTCTACAGATTTATTTCGATTTGACCACATCTATCGTTTTGTTGTCAGACATTATACTTATCTCTACCTTTAAAATGCATCAGGAACAGCTAATGTGAGCTCTAatcatatggatctctttggaccaagTTTAATGGATGACCTTGTGGACACCACTGCATCTACTTCAAGAGCTCTGCCACGTTCTGGAATTGCTTCTGTgccagaagttgatttatttgctAATGCAGATTTCCATTCTGCTACTCCAGCAACTGGTTCTCACGCACAGGTTTACCCTAGTCTAGTATCTAGTGATACCTTTTTAACAATTCACTTCATTTTACATATTTTGCGGTTGTTTATGTTGTACCCTACATAAATATGATACAAAAGGGTGCGCTTGCTGCAGCCTTTTGCAGCTGCAGCTGTAGCTGCAAACAGCAAACTGATTCAGCATGCAGCCGCAGCCGAAAAAAATCACAGACAAACAGGCTGAAAATCTTCCCATGGCAAATGAATACTCCCTACGTCcacgaaagaatgcaattctcgcttttcgagaagtcaaacagattgaactttgaccaaatttatataaaaaagtgcaaacattcataatacaaaataaataccattagattagttatagaatatattttcacaaaaaaattatttggagacataaatgctaataatatttactataaacttggttaaaCTTAAACTACTTCGACCAGCACGCatcccataattgcattcttttacgGACGGAGGTAGTATCACACTTCAGAAGGACGTAACTTATGAGGACCCACTTTTTCAGTGACACAAGAACGGAGAATCTGCTCACGGCAAATGAAGAATATATCATAATTTATATTGACTATGTGGTCAACACTttacaaacttgattaatgaaACATTTGATGATTACAATTACTTACTATGTTAACATCAGTTTCCTAACTGCCGCTTCCCGGATGTCATCACAGGACATTATTGATCTATTTGCGGGCAGATCATCATTTGCTGATTCCATTAATTCAGATACAGAATTCTCAGGACACGGAAGTAATAAATCCTCAGAGCATAATCCATCTTGCCCTGCACATTCTTCAGCCTCTGTTTCTGATCCCTTCCAACCATCCTTTGCAACATCATTCCCTTCGGACATAGAGTTCTCAGCGCGTGACACCCCAGACAAATCTAAAAACCCAATTCACCAGCATTCCATTGCTGCAGATTTTGATCCTTTTGCTGCAATTGCAGTGAGGAATCTTGATGGATCTGATTCCGATGTATTCTCTTCAAATACAGGTTCAGGTCTTAATGAACGAAGACATGATCCTCCTGTAAGTGTCAAAAGTTCCGATCATAGTCCTTTAGAGGAGCTGAATTTTGGTGCCTTCACTTCACATACGGAATTGCCTAAAGCAATTGCTATCAAATCCTTGAACAAATCACCCACAAAGCCGGAGCCGGACTCTATGTCAGCATCAAAAACAGATGTGAAGAAAGGAGCCTTTCAGGTCAAGTCTGGcatatgggctgattctttgagtCGTGGCCTGATTGATCTGAATATAACTGCCCGTATGTACTTCTATAACCCATTTTCTTTTATATGCATGTATTTAGCGGGCCCTCTGCATTTATGCTTTCACAGAAACTTTATTAGCTTTATGCATGTATCATGCATGAGTTATAGTTCCTGTTCTGTACATACGAAAATTGCAAAATTGCAAACTATATATCATGAGTTGCAGTCCCAGTTCATGAGGAACATATTTCAAGATTCTACTTTGTGTATTCTTTTACATATATAAAAAGATGCCTTATACAATTAAGCAGTAATAAGTTTCCAAGGCAACAGAAGGCTAGATTACACTCGGTACAGTAGCTTATGAATGTTCTTATTCTTATAGCTTATGAGTGTTCATCATTATATGCAGCAAAGAAGGTCCATCATTCAGATATCGGGATTGTTGGGCAAATGAGTAAGGGATCTGAAGAGAAAgcctcagctgctccatggtaCATGGGTGCAACTATGCTCGATGGATCAGGCCTTGGCAGTTCTGGCAGTTCTGGCTTTCTGTCGTCCACAGGAAACAATGGTTTTGGTGGAGCAGAGATTTCTAGCATCAGCAGTTTGGAGACATCTAGTGATCTTTCATCAAGAAGTTCTACTTTGCTTTGAGTGAACGTCTTCCTCCTATCCATGCTCTATTGCTCTTGTAGAGTTGCAATATCTGATTTCTTGGACCATACCCTGTAGTGTATTCTAGAGATTTTAGAATAAATAAGAGAGAATACAAAAGACATATATATCCTTACCTTATTTTTCTAATAAGACGCTATCATTAGCATGGTCAATAGAATTTGGTTGATAAATGACAAGTAACGACATTAATAACTAGTACAAATTTGCGCTACTATTTAATGCAAAAACTATCTTTCATTCCTAAAAATCTCTTATTTGGGTACTATTCTCTTATTTGGGTACTATTTTTAAATGTTTGAATGTAGCATATTATAGGGTGGagaacggtacggatattttccgaccgtattcgaaaccgactccgtttagaggggttgagatctgtccgtatccgagtccggatatccaatatccgataccgtatccgaatactcaaatcgcatatttatgatgtcgatattcaatcgtatcctatccgacatagttgacactatccgtattcgaatccgaattcggacagaaatatgaaaacaaatgtaatatcggtgatatccgtccgtattcgatccgttttcatccctaggtggagggagtatatatagtTCTGCACGTACACAACTGTGCACTTGTGATATGACTATATGAGTACAAGTATTGCAAAATAGTTGTCACCTTTGCCTTTGATGTGTAATGTGTTACAACTTTGTTGAATGATTGCATCTATTAGTTGATGCAAAGTTGTGCACTGTGAATAAAGCCTTCTAAAAGTTCCTCTGATAGAATAGAAcgccactttttttttttgtatcgCAGTTCCCAACAATGCAAGTAAGTCATGTAATTTGTTGCCTCTATTGTACAGTGTGCCGCCGAAATTGGCAACCAGTTACAAAAGCGCTAAACCTTCAGCATGATAAATACTAGGAATATTGCAGAATTTGAATCGTATAATGGATTCAATGATCAAGAAGCTGGAAGAAAGGGCGGTACGGCCACCAAGAATCTGTTGGAATAGGGATCTGCGATCAAGATTGGAGTTATCGGCTTGTTATAGACGCCTTTGTGGGCGTCAGTATAGTCGTGGCTAATAAGGGGGCTTGGCTGGTTATGTTAGGAGAGGAAGGGAGGTGATTTAGGAGATCAGTTTTGGTATTTAGGAGATTTATTATGGTTTGTTAGGGGTGCACCTATCCTATAAAGGGGAACTTAAAGATTGTAATCAGATTATCGAAGAAGGAATAAACCTCTTAAGGTGGGTGGGTTTTCCTACGACGGTGGCTGCGAGCGATTCTGCCGCCGACGAACCTCCTGCTGCACCACTTCCTCGCTATCCTCTGCGTTCTAATTCTCAATCTAGCCTACTACTCCACTCTCCTCTGCGATCTCCTCATCCTACTCGCCCACGCCGTAACAGGCTTCTCAGTCTTTGGATCAGGTCTCCGTCTGTGTGATTCAGTCTGAGCTTGCGATTGAACCGAACTGTAATAATCCTCACTACGATGCTCAGGACTAGCGTCTTCATTTGGACCTTTAGGTCGTTTTCAGTTGCTGGTTTGAATCTTGGCGGGCGCGCCTATAGGCTGTGCTGAACTTGTTATCGCTTTATGGTAATAAAGCGGGGAAACCTTTTGTCTAAAAAAAATTGAATCGTATAATGAAATGATAAACATAAACCTATCTTAGCATGGTCTGGTATTCAATCTTTTCATAGAACCCCGACAGATTGGTGGGATGTAACCATTTCTGATTTCTACTCTAGATTTTAAATATATTGCAGGGCATTTCTGTTCTTACACTAGAATTTAAATGGCAGGCTATGGGATTAACCTATTTCTTTCATCAACGTACTGCTATCAAACTAATTTTGGAAACGTTTTCCGGACGATGTTGTGAGAATGAAAAGAAAACGATGTCCAAAAGGATAAAGCCATTCCTATACAACAATCTGGCACCAACGTCGTGCCCGTAACTTCAACTGTAGACAAATCATTACATGAAAAGAGAATCAATAAATTCATGTTGTAAACCTATATCATGATACTTACATGGTGCTAAATAAAAGGTTATATTAAACTGCACCGCCACAATGCATTCTACAATAGTCATCGTTGTGTGACGTGCCCGGCGCGATGTGCATGGCAAAAACTAGGAGACCACATCGATCACATCCAGAATCTCTTCCGCCTTTCCTTGCCTTTCTCCTTGTTCTCCGCGCCCGCCTCCCCCGCCTTGCCTCTATCTGGAGATGCCGTGTCTGCGGCCCCGTCTAGCTTGATCACCTTCTTGTCCCGCGTGAATGACCGGAACGCGAACAGCCTCGACTTGGAGGCAGCAACGTCCCGCTTCACGCTCGCGCCCACCTGCATCCCGTGCATTGGGCTCCCGCGGCCGTCGGCGCTCTGCGTGTCGGACCCCTCCGAGTCgtgcaccggcggcggcggcggcgtggtgcaGCCTTCGGGCTTCGCGGTGTCGACGTCCGGCTCCATCTCGGTCTCGGCCGCCTGTGCGTGCTCGGTTCGAGGCGCCGGCGCCACGTCGTCGCGCTCTGTCGTGTCCGGTGGTGTCGCGGGCCACGACCACGAGGCGTTTGTTCCGGGTGCCGTCGGCTTCACCTCCGCCTGCGTCAGGGTTCCACCTGCAACGTCGGTCTCCGCGGTTTCTGCTTCTTGGTTCGCCTGCTCCTCCTGATCACCTGCAGCTGCACCGGCGTCGTCCGCATTGACGGATTCAGGTGCCCTCGCGTTGTCGACGTCCGGTCTTGCAATTTGTGGCACTGGCACAGGAACATCAGTTACCGGCTGCTGTGGTGGTGTCGGCGCGGCGGGTTGCGCTTCGACGCCGTCTA includes:
- the LOC136456512 gene encoding clathrin interactor EPSIN 1-like isoform X1 encodes the protein MDFMKVLDQTVREIKREVNLKVLKVPEIEQKVLDATSDEPWGPHGSDLADIARATKRYDECAMIMNVLWQRLGNTGANWHHVYKALAVIEYLLANGTERVVDEIIDNSSQIAKLTSFEYVEPNGKDVGLNVRKKAENVLATVDDREKLQQIREKAAATRDKYFGLSSTGITYKSGTACGNGSYSSGSHYGSTQSSKEADTSSNSYRGKEWSNQSKGSISNFRSTRQMSRKNTNSATNYRPIKGERRHRRNQDSPTSHLKSSSNLHSTSGGTISQKANKDDDDDFNPRGPSTSGTANVSSNHMDLFGPSLMDDLVDTTASTSRALPRSGIASVPEVDLFANADFHSATPATGSHAQDIIDLFAGRSSFADSINSDTEFSGHGSNKSSEHNPSCPAHSSASVSDPFQPSFATSFPSDIEFSARDTPDKSKNPIHQHSIAADFDPFAAIAVRNLDGSDSDVFSSNTGSGLNERRHDPPVSVKSSDHSPLEELNFGAFTSHTELPKAIAIKSLNKSPTKPEPDSMSASKTDVKKGAFQVKSGIWADSLSRGLIDLNITAPKKVHHSDIGIVGQMSKGSEEKASAAPWYMGATMLDGSGLGSSGSSGFLSSTGNNGFGGAEISSISSLETSSDLSSRSSTLL
- the LOC136456512 gene encoding clathrin interactor EPSIN 1-like isoform X2, coding for MIMNVLWQRLGNTGANWHHVYKALAVIEYLLANGTERVVDEIIDNSSQIAKLTSFEYVEPNGKDVGLNVRKKAENVLATVDDREKLQQIREKAAATRDKYFGLSSTGITYKSGTACGNGSYSSGSHYGSTQSSKEADTSSNSYRGKEWSNQSKGSISNFRSTRQMSRKNTNSATNYRPIKGERRHRRNQDSPTSHLKSSSNLHSTSGGTISQKANKDDDDDFNPRGPSTSGTANVSSNHMDLFGPSLMDDLVDTTASTSRALPRSGIASVPEVDLFANADFHSATPATGSHAQDIIDLFAGRSSFADSINSDTEFSGHGSNKSSEHNPSCPAHSSASVSDPFQPSFATSFPSDIEFSARDTPDKSKNPIHQHSIAADFDPFAAIAVRNLDGSDSDVFSSNTGSGLNERRHDPPVSVKSSDHSPLEELNFGAFTSHTELPKAIAIKSLNKSPTKPEPDSMSASKTDVKKGAFQVKSGIWADSLSRGLIDLNITAPKKVHHSDIGIVGQMSKGSEEKASAAPWYMGATMLDGSGLGSSGSSGFLSSTGNNGFGGAEISSISSLETSSDLSSRSSTLL